One stretch of Brevibacillus laterosporus DNA includes these proteins:
- a CDS encoding IucA/IucC family siderophore biosynthesis protein — MKHVKDIAEHAAMQSFLNCYLRETGNGRWTTTNGEMHLHVPLVSQRMDLYVKASYQSPTGRHLFDYPAFYQSGAEAPLVVADYVTMTVLLVKELSLQHGTKAVPDELVLRVIQSCQNMERYLAARYDDGEELYGFEMDFITAEQALLFGHLFHPTPKSRQGIPDAKQAVYSPEQKGAFALHYFAAHHSLVLEGSGMDQSATEIIKTELGQGVLDLEGVKQFVSNDSYSLIPLHPLQAEWLLEQQPVQKYIKRGLLHNVGPLGESYQATSSLRTVYHPDKGFMIKLSMPVKVTNSLRVNKLSELESGVEAKKVLDTFTKDMSKKFPGFAFIHDPAYITLKLDEQDESGFEVILRTNPFQGSEAENTTVLAALIQDPLPGQQSRLAVIILQLARQEGRTPAEVSIDWFRRYLEISLKPMVWLYLKWGIGLEAHQQNSIVKLQDGYPSQFYYRDNQGYYYCQSMKELLSRSIPNLGEKSRNVTEDSLVDERLRYYLIFNHMFGLINGFGSAGLIDEQQLLDEMRTVLQEFLPLNREPSQFLQSLLTSEKLACKANLLTRFYDVDELESEEITSAIFVQIDNPLAKASQREKELETLNQLALR; from the coding sequence TGCAAAGCTTTCTGAACTGCTATCTCCGGGAAACAGGAAATGGTAGGTGGACGACGACAAATGGAGAAATGCATCTTCATGTGCCGTTGGTGTCTCAGAGAATGGATTTGTACGTCAAGGCCAGCTATCAATCGCCAACAGGAAGGCATCTGTTTGACTACCCTGCCTTTTATCAGAGTGGAGCAGAGGCGCCATTGGTTGTAGCAGACTATGTCACAATGACCGTATTACTGGTTAAGGAACTGTCGTTACAGCATGGTACCAAGGCAGTGCCAGACGAATTGGTGTTGCGAGTCATTCAGAGTTGCCAAAATATGGAGAGGTATTTAGCGGCTCGTTACGACGACGGGGAAGAGCTGTATGGCTTTGAAATGGATTTCATTACTGCTGAGCAAGCGTTGCTCTTTGGACATCTTTTCCATCCTACGCCAAAAAGCCGTCAAGGTATTCCTGATGCCAAGCAGGCTGTCTATTCGCCAGAGCAAAAAGGGGCATTCGCTCTACACTATTTTGCAGCCCATCACTCTTTGGTTTTAGAAGGATCAGGAATGGATCAATCCGCTACTGAGATAATCAAGACAGAGCTGGGGCAGGGAGTGCTAGATCTGGAAGGCGTAAAACAGTTCGTAAGCAATGATAGTTACTCGCTTATCCCCCTTCATCCCTTACAAGCAGAATGGTTGTTAGAACAACAACCTGTTCAGAAGTACATCAAGCGTGGTTTGTTGCACAATGTAGGTCCTCTAGGTGAATCCTATCAAGCTACTTCTTCTTTGCGAACGGTCTACCATCCAGATAAAGGCTTTATGATAAAGCTTTCTATGCCTGTTAAGGTGACCAATTCTTTACGTGTTAACAAACTATCAGAGTTAGAAAGTGGAGTAGAAGCAAAAAAGGTTTTGGATACATTTACAAAAGATATGAGCAAAAAATTTCCGGGGTTTGCTTTTATACACGATCCTGCTTACATCACACTCAAGCTGGACGAGCAGGATGAATCAGGATTTGAGGTTATCTTACGCACGAATCCCTTTCAGGGAAGTGAGGCAGAGAATACCACTGTGCTGGCTGCTCTAATCCAAGACCCATTACCAGGACAACAAAGTAGACTGGCTGTTATTATTCTACAGCTTGCTAGGCAGGAGGGGCGGACGCCTGCGGAGGTAAGTATAGATTGGTTCCGGCGTTATCTAGAAATTTCACTCAAGCCAATGGTATGGCTTTATCTAAAGTGGGGAATTGGCTTAGAGGCTCATCAGCAGAATAGTATCGTCAAGCTTCAAGACGGATATCCAAGCCAATTTTATTACAGGGATAATCAAGGATATTATTATTGCCAATCAATGAAGGAATTGCTGTCGCGGAGTATTCCGAATCTTGGTGAAAAGAGTAGAAACGTAACGGAAGACAGCTTGGTGGACGAGCGGTTACGTTATTATCTGATTTTTAATCATATGTTTGGTCTCATTAACGGCTTTGGTTCAGCAGGATTAATAGATGAACAGCAATTACTAGATGAGATGCGTACCGTTTTACAAGAGTTTTTGCCATTAAACCGAGAGCCATCTCAATTTCTACAAAGCCTGCTGACATCTGAAAAGCTTGCTTGCAAGGCAAATTTACTTACCCGTTTTTATGATGTGGACGAATTGGAAAGTGAGGAGATCACCTCTGCTATTTTTGTTCAGATTGATAATCCGCTAGCAAAAGCAAGCCAGCGTGAGAAAGAACTGGAAACGTTAAATCAACTGGCGCTACGATAA